A region from the Serinus canaria isolate serCan28SL12 chromosome 10, serCan2020, whole genome shotgun sequence genome encodes:
- the LOC115484159 gene encoding protein shisa-like-1 has protein sequence MALSSSWWRLDGGGSRRGCGFCLHWSQNCLCLGLAGKMLDGPLLQLLLTVALFPSILGTVLVQNLHLCEGYVGPDGRSHPGFYCPRLTDPPGHRYCCQPSLEALKSCCSQLALEALTGVNLSSLASPGLLRNPLALPFVALYGLLVLLLMAIDLCHFYWTHRSRLSRLLPRAFRVPRGSPRGHPAGSRAPHGAPRVTRPGQGC, from the exons atggctctgagcagctcttgGTGGAGGCTCGATGGAGGcgggagcaggaggggctgtggtTTCTGCCTCCACTGGAGCCAGAACTGCCTCTGCCTAGGGCTGGCCGGGAAGATGCTGGATGggcccctgctccagctgctccttacCGTGGCTCTGTTCCCCAGCATCCTTGGGACAG tctTGGTGCAGAACCTGCACCTCTGCGAGGGCTACGTGGGCCCTGATGGCCGCTCCCACCCCGGCTTCTACTGCCCGCGGCTGACGGACCCCCCCGGCCACCGCtactgctgccagcccagcctggaggctctcaagtcctgctgctcccagctggccctggaAGCCCTCACCGGAGTGAACCTCTCAAGCCTGGCTAGCCCCGGTCTACTGcg GAACCCGCTGGCCCTGCCTTTCGTGGCGCTCTATGGGCTCCTTGTCCTTCTGCTTATGGCCATCGACCTCTGCCACTTCTACTGGACTCACCGGAGCCGCCTCAGCCGCCTGCTGCCCCGTGCCTTCCGCGTACCCCGTGGGTCCCCGCGGGGGCACCCGGCTGGCAGCCGGGCTCCCCACGGTGCCCCCAGAGTGACACGGCCCGGCCAGGGCTGCTGA
- the UNC45A gene encoding protein unc-45 homolog A isoform X1, translating into MEEPVTAEQLRARGNALFQAGDHAAALAAYTEALSLSEAPSERAVLHRNRAACYLKLEDYTKAEADATKAIEADGRDVKALFRRSQALQQLGRLEQAVSDLQRCLSLEPRNKAFQEALRALGSSMHEKMKTMSCTDSKVEQMFQILLDLEEKDADKKQKAAQNLIVLAREEAGAEKIFQSDGVRLLMQLLDTAKADLMLAALRTLVGLCSGHRSRTTAILAELGAPRLAAVLGVEHEQVSLAACNLLHVMFDSLKEGLQKDFRGKEDAVVLDSSKDLKLLIKHLLELLVLEGASAHGRDNALNLLIKVVPRKSPKETNNSLSLWVIDQGLKKILEVGSTVCGSSGSLPVTENSRMSTSVLLSKLYDDLKCDAERENFHHLCEDYVRSWFEGHELPGKLRAIQTVSCLLQGPSDAGNRVLELEGIMDSVLSLCASVCEAHQLVAVEALIHAADKAKRASFITANGVNLLKEIYKHSERDSIRIRALVGLCKLGSAGGTDFSMKQFAEGSTMKLAKQCRKWLCNEAIDAGTRRWAVEGLAYLTFDADVKEEFVEDKAAMQAMFQLAKSEDRSVLYAVASTLVNCTNSYDHEEPDPQMLELAKYAKQHIPEQHPKDKPEFVKRRVRKLLTAGVVSALACMVKSENPALTNSCRELISRVFLALVEEAEDRGGVVAQGGGKALIPLSLEGTEVGQTKAAQALAKITITSNPEMAFPGERIYEVVRPLVSLLHLQRTGLENFEGLMALTNLAGISERLRQKILKERAVPMIEGYMFEEHELIRLAATECMCNMAMSKEVQEMFLAEGSDRLKLMVLYSGEEDEKLRRAASGTLAMLTTLHPPICKRIPQVTVHWLEILQALLLSPSVELQHRGAVVVMNMMAAAREVAEQLIASEMLEILSVLAKDKDKPRVAQAAQESLAHAVAYGLIKPNPGLA; encoded by the exons ATGGAGGAGCCg GTGACGGCGGAGCAGCTTCGGGCGCGGGGTAACGCGCTGTTCCAGGCGGGGGATCACGCAGCCGCCCTCGCTGCCTACACGGAGGCTTTGAGCCTGAGCGAGGCCCCGTCGGAGCGCGCCGTGCTGCACCGCAACCGGGCCGCGTGTTACCTGAAGCTG GAGGATTACACCAAGGCAGAGGCTGATGCCACTAAAG CCATCGAGGCGGACGGGCGGGATGTGAAGGCGCTGTTCCGCCGCAGCCAGgcgctgcagcagctgggccgCCTGGAGCAGGCCGTCAGCGACCTGCAGCGCTGCCTCAGCCTGGAGCCCCGCAACAAGGCCTTCCAGGAGGCCCTGcgtgccctgggcagcagcatgCATGAGAAG ATGAAGACCATGTCCTGCACGGACTCGAAAGTAGAGCAGATGTTCCAGATCTTGCTGGATCTTGAAGAAAAGGATGCGGACAAGAAGCAGAAA gctgcaCAGAACCTGATCGTGCTGGCACGAgaagaggctggagcagagaagaTCTTCCAGAGCGATGGTGTGCGGCTGCTGATGCAGCTGCTGGACACGGCCAAGGCTGACCTGATGCTGGCAGCCCTGCGCACgctggtggggctgtgctccGGCCACCGCTCTCGT ACCACGGCCATCCTGGCGGAACTGGGGGCTCCCCGTCTCGCGGCGGTGCTGGGTGTGGAGCACGAGCAGGtgtccctggctgcctgcaaCCTGCTGCACGTGATGTTCGACTCCCTGAAGGAGGGGCTGCAGAAAGACTTCCGTGGGAAGGAGGATGCAGTGGTGCTGG ATTCCTCCAAGGACCTGAAATTGCTGATCAAGCACCTCCTGGAGCTGCTAGTGCTGGAAGGGGCCTCAGCACATGGCCGTGACAATGCCCTCAACCTGCTCATCAAGGTGGTGCCCAGGAAGTCACCAAAGGAGACCAACAACAGCCTGAGCCTCTGGGTGATTGATCAGG GCCTGAAGAAAATCCTGGAGGTGGGCAGCACGGTGTGCGGCAGCTCGGGCAGCCTGCCCGTGACAGAGAACAGCCGGATGAGCACCTCTGTTCTGCTGAGCAAACTGTATGACGACCTGAAGTGTGATGCCGAGAGGGAAAACTTCCACCATCTGTGTGAGGACTATGTGAG GAGCTGGTTCGAGGGGCACGAGCTGCCGGGAAAGCTGCGGGCCATTCAGACAGTGTCGTGCCTGCTGCAGGGTCCCTCAGATGCAGGGAAcagggtgctggagctggaggggatCATGGACAGCGTGCTGTCCCTCTGCGCCTCTGTCTGCGAGGCACACCAGCTGGTGGCCGTGGAGGCGCTGATCCACGCGGCCGACAAGGCCAAGCGCGCCTCCTTCATCACGGCCAACGGCGTCAACCTGCTCAAGGAGATCTACAAGCACAGTGAGAGGGACAGCATCCGCATCCGCGCCCTCGTG gggctctgcaAGCTGGGATCTGCCGGAGGCACGGACTTCAGCATGAAGCAGTTTGCCGAGGGATCCACCATGAAGCTGGCCAAGCAGTGCCGCAA GTGGCTCTGCAATGAGGCGATCGATGCGGGCACGCGGCGCTGGGCTGTGGAGGGCCTGGCCTACCTCACCTTCGATGCAGATGTCAAGGAGGAGTTTGTGGAGGACAAGGCAGCAATGCAGGCCATGTTCCAGCTGGCCAAG TCAGAGGACAGGAGCGTGCTCTATGCTGTTGCCTCCACGCTGGTGAACTGTACCAACAGCTATGACCACGAGGAGCCGGACCCGCAGATGCTGGAGCTGGCCAAGTATGCCAAGCAGCACATCCCGGAGCAGCACCCCAAG GACAAGCCCGAGTTTGTGAAGCGGCGGGTGCGGAAGCTGCTGACGGCTGGCGTGGTGTCGGCTCTGGCCTGCATGGTGAAGAGCGAGAACCCGGCGCTCACCAACTCCTGCCGGGAGCTGATCTCCag AGTGTTCCTGGCACTGGTGGAGGAGGCAGAAGACCGGGGTGGTGTGGTTGCTCAGGGAGGAGGCAAG GCTCTGAtcccactgtccctggagggCACTGAGGTGGGGCAGACCAAGGCAGCGCAGGCCCTGGCAAAGATCACCATCACCTCCAACCCAGAGATGGCATTCCCTGGGGAGCGG ATCTATGAGGTGGTGCGGCCCCTGGTCAGCCTCCTGCACCTGCAGCGCACGGGCCTGGAGAACTTTGAGGGGCTGATGGCCTTGACCAACCTGGCTGGCATCAGTGAGAGGCTGCG GCAGAAGATCCTGAAAGAGCGGGCTGTGCCCATGATCGAGGGCTACATGTTTGAGGAGCACGAGCTGATCCGGCTAGCCGCAACTGAGTGCATGTGCAACATGGCCATGAGCAAGGAG GTGCAGGAGATGTTCCTGGCTGAGGGCAGCGACCGTCTGAAGCTGATGGTCCTGTACAGTGGGGAGGAGGACGAGAAGCTGCGGCGGGCAGCCTCGGGGACCCTGGCCATGCTGACTACCCTGCATCCCCCCATCTGCAAGCGGATTCCCCAGGTG ACGGTGCACTGGCTGGAGATcctgcaggccctgctgctgagccccagtgtggagctgcagcaccgTGGCGCTGTGGTGGTGATGAACATGATGGCAGCTGCTCGGGAGGTGGCCGAGCAGCTCATCGCCAGCGAGATGCTGGAGATCCTCTCTGTGCTCgccaaggacaaggacaagcCGCGGGTGGCCCAGGCGGCCCAGGAGAGCCTGGCACACGCAGTGGCTTACGGCCTCATCAAGCCCAACCCTGGGCTGGCCTGA
- the RCCD1 gene encoding RCC1 domain-containing protein 1 — protein MAAPACVWLVFGFSPEEAAGEPGPGPGPGPWRLEAGPEEISRVWPAWSYVVVETGAGLEVRSAGLRRRLPGWAEALPSETHLVLRGAAAAGAWRREAALGTALQGEPDWSRPLPPEPPWSQPLPLLPGGFATPRPPFFTALPAGVRARRLVLGTEHAVALGAAGEVFTWGGGRHGQLGHGLLEAELQPRLVEALAGVPMRAVAAGGWHSASVSEAGDLYMWGWNESGQLALPSKALAEERARDEDTGTGSTKLMPCQEQLAAQEAAFISIQAFPALLDLPQDLEVSTVSCGSRHTAVVTRGGELYTWGWGKYGQLGHGNNISSDQARRVEHLVAQGLRAEEVVCGPWTTYVRVREP, from the exons ATGGCGGCGCCCGCCTGCGTCTGGCTCGTGTTCGGGTTCAGCCCCGAGGAGGCGGCCGGGGAgccgggcccgggcccgggCCCGGGCCCGTGGCGGCTGGAGGCGGGCCCCGAGGAGATCTCCCGCGTGTGGCCCGCCTGGAGTTACGTGGTCGTGGAGACCG GCGCGGGGCTGGAGGTGCGGAgcgcggggctgcggcggcggctgcCGGGCTGGGCCGAGGCGCTGCCGTCCGAGACGCACCTGGTGCtgcggggcgcggcggcggccggcgcctggcggcgggaggcggcgcTGGGGACAGCGCTGCAGGGCGAGCCCGACTGGAGCCGGCCGCTGCCCCCGGAGCCGCCCTGGAGCCAGCCGCTGCCGCTCCTGCCCGGTGGATTCGCCACGCCGCGGCCGCCGTTCTTCACCGCGCTGCCGGCCGGCGTGCGGGCCAGGCGGCTGGTGCTGGGCACGGAGCACGCCGTAGCGCTGGGCGCCGCCGGGGAGGTCTTCACCTGGGGCGGTGGCAg gcacGGGCAGCTGGGCCACGGGCTGCTGGAGGCGGAGCTGCAGCCGCGGCTGGTGGAGGCGCTGGCCGGGGTGCCCATGCGGGCGGTGGCGGCCGGCGGGTGGCATTCGGCCAGCGTCAGcg AGGCAGGAGACCTGTACATGTGGGGCTGGAACGAGTCGGggcagctggccctgccctccAAAGCACTGGCAGAGGAGCGAGCGCGGGATGAGGACACAGGCACAG GGAGCACCAAGCTGatgccctgccaggagcagttGGCTGCCCAGGAGGCTGCATTCATCTCTATCCAGGCGTTCCCGGCACTGCTGGATCTGCCACAGGACCTGGAGGTCAGCACGGTCAGCTGTGGCTCCCGACACACAGCCGTCGTCACAC GAGGTGGGGAGCTCTACACCTGGGGCTGGG GTAAATACGGACAGCTGGGACACGGGAACAACATCAGCTCTGACCAGGCACGCCGCGTCGAGCACCTGGTGGCCCAGGGGCTGCGGGCGGAGGAGGTGGTGTGTGGGCCCTGGACCACCTATGTGCGTGTGCGGGAGCCGTGA
- the UNC45A gene encoding protein unc-45 homolog A isoform X2, with protein MEEPVTAEQLRARGNALFQAGDHAAALAAYTEALSLSEAPSERAVLHRNRAACYLKLEDYTKAEADATKAIEADGRDVKALFRRSQALQQLGRLEQAVSDLQRCLSLEPRNKAFQEALRALGSSMHEKMKTMSCTDSKVEQMFQILLDLEEKDADKKQKAAQNLIVLAREEAGAEKIFQSDGVRLLMQLLDTAKADLMLAALRTLVGLCSGHRSRTTAILAELGAPRLAAVLGVEHEQVSLAACNLLHVMFDSLKEGLQKDFRGKEDAVVLDSSKDLKLLIKHLLELLVLEGASAHGRDNALNLLIKVVPRKSPKETNNSLSLWVIDQGLKKILEVGSTVCGSSGSLPVTENSRMSTSVLLSKLYDDLKCDAERENFHHLCEDYVRSWFEGHELPGKLRAIQTVSCLLQGPSDAGNRVLELEGIMDSIRIRALVGLCKLGSAGGTDFSMKQFAEGSTMKLAKQCRKWLCNEAIDAGTRRWAVEGLAYLTFDADVKEEFVEDKAAMQAMFQLAKSEDRSVLYAVASTLVNCTNSYDHEEPDPQMLELAKYAKQHIPEQHPKDKPEFVKRRVRKLLTAGVVSALACMVKSENPALTNSCRELISRVFLALVEEAEDRGGVVAQGGGKALIPLSLEGTEVGQTKAAQALAKITITSNPEMAFPGERIYEVVRPLVSLLHLQRTGLENFEGLMALTNLAGISERLRQKILKERAVPMIEGYMFEEHELIRLAATECMCNMAMSKEVQEMFLAEGSDRLKLMVLYSGEEDEKLRRAASGTLAMLTTLHPPICKRIPQVTVHWLEILQALLLSPSVELQHRGAVVVMNMMAAAREVAEQLIASEMLEILSVLAKDKDKPRVAQAAQESLAHAVAYGLIKPNPGLA; from the exons ATGGAGGAGCCg GTGACGGCGGAGCAGCTTCGGGCGCGGGGTAACGCGCTGTTCCAGGCGGGGGATCACGCAGCCGCCCTCGCTGCCTACACGGAGGCTTTGAGCCTGAGCGAGGCCCCGTCGGAGCGCGCCGTGCTGCACCGCAACCGGGCCGCGTGTTACCTGAAGCTG GAGGATTACACCAAGGCAGAGGCTGATGCCACTAAAG CCATCGAGGCGGACGGGCGGGATGTGAAGGCGCTGTTCCGCCGCAGCCAGgcgctgcagcagctgggccgCCTGGAGCAGGCCGTCAGCGACCTGCAGCGCTGCCTCAGCCTGGAGCCCCGCAACAAGGCCTTCCAGGAGGCCCTGcgtgccctgggcagcagcatgCATGAGAAG ATGAAGACCATGTCCTGCACGGACTCGAAAGTAGAGCAGATGTTCCAGATCTTGCTGGATCTTGAAGAAAAGGATGCGGACAAGAAGCAGAAA gctgcaCAGAACCTGATCGTGCTGGCACGAgaagaggctggagcagagaagaTCTTCCAGAGCGATGGTGTGCGGCTGCTGATGCAGCTGCTGGACACGGCCAAGGCTGACCTGATGCTGGCAGCCCTGCGCACgctggtggggctgtgctccGGCCACCGCTCTCGT ACCACGGCCATCCTGGCGGAACTGGGGGCTCCCCGTCTCGCGGCGGTGCTGGGTGTGGAGCACGAGCAGGtgtccctggctgcctgcaaCCTGCTGCACGTGATGTTCGACTCCCTGAAGGAGGGGCTGCAGAAAGACTTCCGTGGGAAGGAGGATGCAGTGGTGCTGG ATTCCTCCAAGGACCTGAAATTGCTGATCAAGCACCTCCTGGAGCTGCTAGTGCTGGAAGGGGCCTCAGCACATGGCCGTGACAATGCCCTCAACCTGCTCATCAAGGTGGTGCCCAGGAAGTCACCAAAGGAGACCAACAACAGCCTGAGCCTCTGGGTGATTGATCAGG GCCTGAAGAAAATCCTGGAGGTGGGCAGCACGGTGTGCGGCAGCTCGGGCAGCCTGCCCGTGACAGAGAACAGCCGGATGAGCACCTCTGTTCTGCTGAGCAAACTGTATGACGACCTGAAGTGTGATGCCGAGAGGGAAAACTTCCACCATCTGTGTGAGGACTATGTGAG GAGCTGGTTCGAGGGGCACGAGCTGCCGGGAAAGCTGCGGGCCATTCAGACAGTGTCGTGCCTGCTGCAGGGTCCCTCAGATGCAGGGAAcagggtgctggagctggaggggatCAT GGACAGCATCCGCATCCGCGCCCTCGTG gggctctgcaAGCTGGGATCTGCCGGAGGCACGGACTTCAGCATGAAGCAGTTTGCCGAGGGATCCACCATGAAGCTGGCCAAGCAGTGCCGCAA GTGGCTCTGCAATGAGGCGATCGATGCGGGCACGCGGCGCTGGGCTGTGGAGGGCCTGGCCTACCTCACCTTCGATGCAGATGTCAAGGAGGAGTTTGTGGAGGACAAGGCAGCAATGCAGGCCATGTTCCAGCTGGCCAAG TCAGAGGACAGGAGCGTGCTCTATGCTGTTGCCTCCACGCTGGTGAACTGTACCAACAGCTATGACCACGAGGAGCCGGACCCGCAGATGCTGGAGCTGGCCAAGTATGCCAAGCAGCACATCCCGGAGCAGCACCCCAAG GACAAGCCCGAGTTTGTGAAGCGGCGGGTGCGGAAGCTGCTGACGGCTGGCGTGGTGTCGGCTCTGGCCTGCATGGTGAAGAGCGAGAACCCGGCGCTCACCAACTCCTGCCGGGAGCTGATCTCCag AGTGTTCCTGGCACTGGTGGAGGAGGCAGAAGACCGGGGTGGTGTGGTTGCTCAGGGAGGAGGCAAG GCTCTGAtcccactgtccctggagggCACTGAGGTGGGGCAGACCAAGGCAGCGCAGGCCCTGGCAAAGATCACCATCACCTCCAACCCAGAGATGGCATTCCCTGGGGAGCGG ATCTATGAGGTGGTGCGGCCCCTGGTCAGCCTCCTGCACCTGCAGCGCACGGGCCTGGAGAACTTTGAGGGGCTGATGGCCTTGACCAACCTGGCTGGCATCAGTGAGAGGCTGCG GCAGAAGATCCTGAAAGAGCGGGCTGTGCCCATGATCGAGGGCTACATGTTTGAGGAGCACGAGCTGATCCGGCTAGCCGCAACTGAGTGCATGTGCAACATGGCCATGAGCAAGGAG GTGCAGGAGATGTTCCTGGCTGAGGGCAGCGACCGTCTGAAGCTGATGGTCCTGTACAGTGGGGAGGAGGACGAGAAGCTGCGGCGGGCAGCCTCGGGGACCCTGGCCATGCTGACTACCCTGCATCCCCCCATCTGCAAGCGGATTCCCCAGGTG ACGGTGCACTGGCTGGAGATcctgcaggccctgctgctgagccccagtgtggagctgcagcaccgTGGCGCTGTGGTGGTGATGAACATGATGGCAGCTGCTCGGGAGGTGGCCGAGCAGCTCATCGCCAGCGAGATGCTGGAGATCCTCTCTGTGCTCgccaaggacaaggacaagcCGCGGGTGGCCCAGGCGGCCCAGGAGAGCCTGGCACACGCAGTGGCTTACGGCCTCATCAAGCCCAACCCTGGGCTGGCCTGA